In a single window of the Streptomyces sp. NBC_00285 genome:
- a CDS encoding ricin-type beta-trefoil lectin domain protein encodes MSGRRRWFAGRWHRRFFGGLGLWTIPVALLALLLPVAIASGFGVPGFLAGHSDDGFGHHGGFSFDGKVWRPEKLPATKAVGAHLLQPKASKHPKGYKALGTYRAQTAHWPKAGTAVVDLSSRTTSEPKPVKAGSLPVWVAPADPEHGVDSVRVQTASHAQTLRTGANGMLVGITPTGTTSAPGRVKVVIDYSTIARQYGGGYGSRLRLVQLPGCALTTPQKAECQKATPVEFTNRASAEQLTATVTMTSGGDVSDDPEPAGGTAGSTPAAGVSADPSQSPGATETGTAKPATGTESPKPDDRNTTSPEPSDSANGPKTMSEHTALLSAADATGTTALAVTSGTSGSQGDYGATQLSAAGTWQASATGSFTYSYPISVPAAIGGNAPSVGLGYDSQSVDGETTARNSQASWVGDGWSYQVGYVERRYRSCSSLLDSDGKKIVKGSADECWGGDNATLSFGSHAGVLVPDGVDSSVAGEIRQWRIQGDDGTVVQELSGAANGLHDGVYYRVLTTDGTAAYFGADHSPKDPGTSATMPAAPADPSTHSAWGVPVLHPRSTDPCHDDTKGKASQCDKPEGWRWNLDFVVAPDGFVQRYDYTAESNYYDLGGGQAAATDDTDDTGTLTSYTRGGDLTLISYGYTLDDEQAGRTPAAEVDFGLAQRCQTTGTFTDCSAGNLKDSTATHWPDVPWDLHCDSTDKTKLPDGATTVPADVCITSGPSFWTTTRLDSITTKVHVKATDQLTAVDTYRLGQSYSDAGGTVDPVSGTTVDPKDAGMLQAVMWLQSLQHTGKGTYDNGNSDIALNQVSFTGTEIDNRVNDDSPSAPPLYRPRISSIQTETGESIAVEYNSQPCKGKTLSIAHADSNTESCYPAYWTVPGASKPIADWFNKVTVDSVVTSDLTIAGQYKPDAQSNPAGSEAQISHYSYTDPAWHRDDDAMTDDQYRTWDQFRGFRTVTVQTGQAPEPVTQQTTTYLQGMDGDYKADGTRRSITVDAKVDGTTVLSVADVDQLAGTDFQDTGYTQAGGKADTVSVNGPFTFTTTASTARTPWTAWTQDDNPGGTKPDASTLPDLTAHRIKASSSLQYELLADNTWRHTKADTTYDSQGRLSTVNAHGDGVDPKQEKCATTTYADPPSSNTMMLAYPDRVTSVADDCSTAASASNLLTDKKIYYLGDGTPAQLGTFGKVSASGESTATQTATGYTGTTENWLTTSAMTYDGAGRVTDAYDATGQKTHTDFSPPWSTAGGNTNSTTETSTNSKSWKVTSTLDALRGATLESVDANGRKTDMTYDALGRRTAVWLPGRDKAAGQSADRTFAYSINPGAVPAPGDTITQPGAPTSVTSKTLRDDGTYATSVAIYDGMLQPRQTQATAMGDSNSGRVISDTFYDSHGWQVASYAPYSEPNNFPSTTLYAANENQIPSETTTAYDGEGRPLKETLWHQAVEQWHTSTSYPGADEADTTAQAGGRSTASFTNAVGQTTSTVVKNTGSTVTLTGGSVIPSGTSLTSDSVRLTMQSDGNLVLSALATGTTIWSSGTSGHAGAWAKFGTDGNLVIYSTAVAQLWTTGLTATTGATFQVRNDSTAAVVASNGTTMLWKQGTAGAVAAANATTKYTYTPAGQLDTVKDNAGNTWSYTYNLLGQKLTQTDPNTGRTTFDKYDVAGNLLQVTDSRGQAQSYTYDWDNRPTAEYAAPYASTPDQSKLLVSHVYDTLEKGYLTSSTRYVGGASGAAYTQAITGYNTAYQPLASTLTVPSSDGFAAAGQSSAPTSGTVTYTATNHYTDTVGLLSTTHFQADGNLPAEDIDYGYTQQGNLDGIGGFINNANTPAYLDTTVHDAFGRVMQANYGHTGKELATFAQYDGTTGRVTQTSSMLQTSTTALDVTNLRYNQVGELTAIDDLQDNTTHDTQCFTYDSFQRLTAAWTDTAGITDPSAATPGSVGGCTTARVQTTTTSPVKTTTVGGPAPYWQTYTYDQLGDRTGTVNHDTTGNALNDTTQAVTYPGVNGTAPATLPDQAGTATLANPSGTATIASTYTDPAYANVNAGDTISRKVTSTGPLTSAFTITGGVKRCVDDAGGSTTAGTKVQVNTCSGATSEKWTIGTDGTVKVLGLCLDTTGNATTSGTLVVIDTCKTDATQKWKVTTTGTLVSSANPAMCLTDPAASATTGTQLTLATCGGSGQTWTNAATGAIPAGQSQTFTYDAEGRTATVATTSGTHTNTSKYLYDAQGGLLEQTAAVDGTDKTRVLYLFGGAEQITLNVSAKTWTGLRNITGPDGTTVTRSSGGAVTYQVANGQGTAVTAVDASTLAVTRRSFDPYGNPRGTKPGSWVSADENHGFLGRPTDPVTGLDLLGARNYDPVLGRFLSPDPVFETGDPNQMGGYTYAGDNPASSADPSGLMLAPMDGGGGGCDAKCAAANDKAYAASTTSSSGTKKHSSGGCSGFFGCAGHYFKKALPVAEKIVTVVAVVVVVVVVVAAVAVCAETVIAAPACLMAAGEAIGAVGGLAGGADCMAMGCGGGEPLGGEEADSPPAAGGTGEGGGAPKGSADAAPHDSGSGSGDAAAASGAGRESTKDSAGTNAAAPKKTDSQGEATASSKAAAAPDEPRTGNSGTTDEGSGGGGSRCSFSPSTPVLMAGGKTKAIGKIKNGDKVEAADPKTGKHRGARTVQHIWINHDKDLLDVTVRDKDGHTATLHTTANHPFWDDTTHTWKPAGELRSGDALNTVDNTPAFVVRTRITPGTANRWNLTVQELHTYYVVAGNVPVLVHNINNVSPGTCSTATVSPQQLADDARALHDTVGVGTRADRATTVATGQLGGDLVYAVNQNGTSRAMRALADQLGYERVFATELTPQVHTDAEQILFNAIDEGEYPADGIISSSRPACGVSRQNCAGRADDYPGIALYDDRR; translated from the coding sequence GTGAGTGGCAGACGGCGCTGGTTCGCGGGCAGATGGCACCGGAGATTCTTCGGCGGCCTGGGGCTGTGGACCATTCCGGTAGCGCTGCTCGCGCTGTTGCTACCAGTGGCGATCGCCTCGGGGTTCGGCGTGCCGGGCTTCCTGGCCGGCCATTCCGACGACGGATTCGGCCACCACGGCGGCTTCTCGTTCGACGGCAAGGTGTGGCGGCCCGAGAAGCTGCCCGCCACCAAGGCCGTGGGGGCGCACCTCCTGCAACCCAAGGCGTCCAAGCACCCCAAGGGTTACAAGGCCCTGGGCACATACCGGGCACAGACAGCGCACTGGCCCAAGGCCGGCACCGCCGTAGTCGATCTCAGCTCCCGGACCACGTCCGAGCCCAAGCCGGTCAAGGCGGGTTCACTGCCCGTCTGGGTGGCGCCCGCCGACCCCGAGCACGGCGTCGACTCCGTGCGGGTGCAGACCGCGTCCCACGCCCAGACCCTGCGCACCGGCGCCAACGGCATGCTGGTGGGCATCACCCCCACCGGCACGACGTCCGCCCCCGGCCGGGTCAAGGTGGTCATCGACTACTCGACGATCGCCCGCCAGTACGGCGGCGGTTACGGCTCCCGGCTGCGGCTCGTGCAGCTGCCCGGCTGCGCCCTGACCACCCCGCAGAAGGCGGAGTGCCAGAAGGCCACCCCGGTCGAGTTCACCAACCGGGCCTCCGCCGAGCAGCTGACGGCGACCGTCACCATGACCTCCGGCGGCGACGTCTCGGACGACCCCGAACCGGCCGGCGGCACAGCCGGTTCGACGCCGGCGGCAGGCGTGAGCGCCGATCCCTCACAGTCCCCGGGCGCCACCGAGACCGGCACCGCGAAGCCGGCCACCGGCACGGAATCCCCGAAGCCCGACGACCGGAACACCACGTCCCCTGAGCCGTCCGACAGCGCGAACGGCCCGAAGACCATGTCGGAACACACCGCACTGCTGAGCGCGGCCGACGCCACGGGCACCACGGCCCTCGCCGTGACCTCCGGCACCTCCGGCTCACAAGGTGACTACGGCGCCACGCAGTTGTCGGCCGCCGGTACCTGGCAGGCGTCGGCCACCGGCTCCTTCACGTACTCCTACCCGATCTCCGTGCCCGCCGCCATCGGCGGCAACGCGCCCTCGGTGGGCCTGGGTTACGACTCCCAGTCCGTCGACGGGGAGACCACCGCCCGCAACTCCCAGGCCTCCTGGGTCGGCGACGGCTGGAGCTACCAGGTCGGCTACGTCGAGCGGCGCTACCGCAGCTGCAGCTCGCTGCTCGACTCCGACGGCAAGAAAATCGTCAAGGGCTCGGCGGACGAGTGCTGGGGCGGGGACAACGCCACGCTCTCCTTCGGCTCCCACGCCGGTGTCCTGGTGCCCGACGGCGTCGACTCGAGCGTGGCCGGTGAGATCCGCCAGTGGCGCATCCAGGGCGACGACGGCACGGTCGTGCAGGAGCTGTCCGGCGCGGCCAACGGGCTGCACGACGGCGTCTACTACCGGGTGCTGACCACGGACGGCACGGCCGCCTACTTCGGCGCCGACCACTCGCCGAAGGACCCCGGCACCAGCGCCACCATGCCCGCCGCCCCGGCCGATCCCTCCACGCACTCCGCCTGGGGCGTCCCCGTCCTGCACCCGCGCTCCACCGACCCCTGCCACGACGACACCAAGGGCAAGGCGTCGCAGTGCGACAAGCCCGAGGGCTGGCGCTGGAACCTCGACTTCGTCGTGGCGCCGGACGGGTTCGTGCAGCGCTACGACTACACCGCCGAGTCCAACTACTACGACCTCGGTGGCGGCCAGGCGGCCGCGACCGACGACACGGACGACACCGGCACCCTCACCTCCTACACCCGCGGCGGCGACCTGACGCTGATCTCGTACGGCTACACGCTGGACGACGAGCAGGCCGGCCGCACCCCGGCGGCCGAGGTCGACTTCGGACTGGCCCAGCGCTGCCAGACCACCGGCACGTTCACCGACTGCTCGGCCGGCAACCTCAAGGACTCCACCGCCACCCACTGGCCGGACGTGCCGTGGGACCTGCACTGCGACTCCACGGACAAGACCAAGCTCCCCGACGGTGCCACCACCGTCCCCGCCGACGTGTGCATCACCTCCGGACCCAGCTTCTGGACCACGACCCGCCTGGACTCCATCACCACCAAGGTCCACGTGAAGGCCACCGACCAGCTCACCGCGGTCGACACCTACAGACTCGGCCAGTCCTACTCGGACGCGGGCGGCACCGTCGACCCGGTCAGCGGCACCACGGTCGACCCCAAGGACGCCGGAATGCTGCAGGCCGTGATGTGGCTGCAGTCCCTCCAGCACACCGGCAAGGGCACCTACGACAACGGCAACAGCGACATCGCGCTGAACCAGGTGTCGTTCACCGGCACCGAGATCGACAACCGGGTCAACGACGACTCCCCGTCCGCGCCCCCGCTGTACCGGCCGCGCATCTCCAGCATCCAGACGGAGACCGGCGAGTCGATCGCCGTCGAGTACAACTCGCAGCCCTGCAAGGGCAAAACCCTGTCGATCGCCCACGCCGACAGCAACACAGAGTCCTGCTACCCCGCCTACTGGACGGTTCCCGGCGCATCCAAGCCGATCGCGGACTGGTTCAACAAGGTCACGGTCGACAGCGTCGTCACGTCCGACCTGACGATCGCCGGTCAGTACAAGCCGGACGCCCAGAGCAACCCGGCCGGGTCCGAGGCACAGATCTCCCACTACAGCTACACCGACCCGGCCTGGCACCGCGACGACGACGCGATGACCGACGACCAGTACCGCACCTGGGACCAGTTCCGCGGTTTCCGCACCGTCACCGTGCAGACCGGGCAGGCTCCCGAACCCGTCACCCAGCAGACCACCACCTATCTGCAGGGCATGGACGGCGACTACAAGGCCGACGGCACCCGCCGCTCCATCACCGTCGACGCCAAGGTCGACGGCACCACGGTCCTGAGCGTCGCCGACGTGGACCAACTGGCCGGCACCGACTTCCAGGACACCGGCTACACCCAGGCCGGCGGCAAGGCCGACACGGTCAGCGTCAACGGCCCGTTCACCTTCACCACCACGGCCTCCACCGCCCGGACGCCCTGGACGGCATGGACCCAGGACGACAACCCCGGCGGGACCAAGCCCGACGCGTCCACCCTGCCCGACCTCACCGCGCACCGCATCAAGGCCAGCAGCTCCCTGCAGTACGAGCTGCTCGCCGACAACACATGGCGGCACACCAAGGCCGACACCACCTACGACAGCCAGGGGCGACTGTCCACCGTCAACGCGCACGGCGACGGCGTCGACCCCAAGCAGGAGAAGTGCGCCACCACGACGTACGCCGACCCGCCGTCGTCGAACACGATGATGCTGGCCTACCCCGACCGGGTCACCTCGGTCGCCGATGACTGCTCCACCGCGGCGAGCGCGAGCAACCTGCTGACGGACAAGAAGATCTACTACCTCGGCGACGGCACCCCCGCTCAGCTGGGCACCTTCGGGAAGGTATCCGCCTCCGGCGAGTCCACCGCGACACAGACCGCCACCGGCTACACCGGCACGACCGAGAACTGGCTGACCACCTCGGCCATGACCTACGACGGCGCCGGCCGCGTCACCGACGCATACGACGCCACCGGACAGAAGACGCACACCGACTTCAGCCCGCCGTGGAGCACCGCGGGCGGCAACACCAACAGCACCACCGAGACCTCCACCAACAGCAAGAGCTGGAAGGTCACCTCCACGCTCGACGCCCTGCGCGGGGCCACGCTGGAGAGCGTCGACGCCAACGGCCGCAAGACCGACATGACCTACGACGCGCTCGGCCGACGCACCGCGGTGTGGCTGCCCGGCCGGGACAAGGCCGCCGGCCAGAGCGCGGACCGCACCTTCGCCTACTCGATCAACCCCGGTGCCGTTCCCGCCCCTGGCGACACCATCACCCAGCCCGGCGCACCGACGTCCGTCACCTCGAAGACGCTGCGCGACGACGGCACGTACGCGACCTCCGTCGCGATCTACGACGGCATGCTCCAGCCCCGCCAGACCCAGGCCACCGCCATGGGCGACTCCAACTCCGGCCGGGTCATATCCGACACCTTCTACGACTCCCACGGCTGGCAGGTCGCCTCCTACGCGCCGTACTCGGAGCCGAACAACTTCCCCTCCACCACGCTGTACGCGGCGAACGAGAACCAGATCCCCTCGGAGACCACCACCGCCTACGACGGTGAGGGCCGGCCTCTGAAGGAGACCCTCTGGCACCAGGCCGTCGAGCAGTGGCACACCTCCACCAGCTACCCCGGCGCCGACGAGGCCGACACCACGGCGCAGGCCGGTGGCCGCTCCACGGCCTCCTTCACCAACGCCGTCGGCCAGACCACCAGCACGGTCGTCAAGAACACCGGCTCCACGGTCACTCTGACGGGCGGCTCGGTCATTCCGTCGGGCACGTCGCTGACCTCCGACAGCGTGCGCCTGACGATGCAGTCCGACGGCAACCTCGTCCTGTCCGCCCTGGCGACCGGCACGACCATCTGGTCCTCGGGCACCTCCGGCCACGCCGGCGCCTGGGCCAAGTTCGGCACCGACGGCAACCTGGTGATCTACAGCACGGCCGTGGCCCAGCTGTGGACCACCGGCCTGACCGCGACCACCGGCGCCACCTTCCAGGTCCGCAACGACTCCACCGCGGCCGTCGTCGCTTCCAACGGCACCACCATGCTGTGGAAGCAGGGGACCGCGGGCGCCGTCGCCGCCGCGAACGCCACCACCAAGTACACCTACACCCCGGCCGGCCAGCTCGACACGGTCAAGGACAACGCGGGCAACACCTGGTCCTACACCTACAACCTGCTCGGCCAGAAGCTGACCCAGACCGACCCGAACACCGGCAGGACCACGTTCGACAAGTACGACGTCGCCGGCAACCTCCTCCAGGTCACCGACTCCCGTGGCCAGGCCCAGTCCTACACCTACGACTGGGACAACCGCCCCACCGCGGAGTACGCCGCCCCCTATGCGTCCACCCCCGACCAGTCCAAGCTGCTGGTCTCCCACGTGTACGACACGCTGGAGAAGGGCTACCTCACCTCCTCCACCCGCTATGTCGGCGGCGCCTCGGGAGCGGCGTACACCCAGGCCATCACCGGTTACAACACGGCTTACCAGCCGCTGGCCAGCACACTGACCGTCCCCTCGTCCGACGGCTTCGCCGCCGCGGGACAGTCCAGCGCGCCCACCTCCGGCACCGTCACCTACACCGCCACCAACCACTACACCGACACCGTCGGCCTGTTGTCCACGACGCACTTCCAGGCGGACGGCAACCTGCCGGCCGAGGACATCGACTACGGCTACACCCAGCAGGGCAACCTCGACGGCATCGGCGGCTTCATCAACAACGCCAATACCCCCGCCTACCTCGACACCACCGTCCACGACGCCTTCGGACGCGTGATGCAGGCGAACTACGGCCATACCGGCAAGGAACTGGCGACCTTCGCCCAGTACGACGGCACCACCGGACGCGTCACCCAGACCAGCAGCATGCTGCAGACCTCGACAACCGCCCTGGACGTCACCAACCTGCGCTACAACCAGGTCGGCGAACTCACCGCGATCGACGACCTGCAGGACAACACCACCCACGACACCCAGTGCTTCACCTACGACTCCTTCCAGCGGCTGACCGCCGCCTGGACGGACACCGCCGGCATCACCGACCCGAGCGCGGCCACGCCCGGCTCGGTCGGCGGCTGCACCACCGCACGGGTGCAGACCACCACCACGTCCCCCGTCAAGACCACCACTGTCGGCGGCCCGGCCCCGTACTGGCAGACCTACACCTACGACCAGCTCGGCGACCGCACCGGCACCGTCAACCACGACACCACGGGCAACGCCCTCAACGACACCACCCAGGCCGTCACCTACCCCGGCGTGAACGGCACGGCGCCCGCGACCCTGCCCGACCAGGCGGGCACGGCGACCCTCGCCAACCCGTCCGGTACGGCGACCATCGCCTCCACCTACACCGACCCCGCCTACGCCAATGTGAACGCCGGCGACACCATCAGCCGGAAGGTGACCAGCACCGGCCCGCTCACCAGCGCCTTCACCATCACCGGCGGCGTCAAGCGGTGCGTCGACGACGCGGGCGGCTCCACCACCGCCGGCACCAAGGTGCAGGTCAACACCTGCAGCGGCGCCACCAGCGAGAAGTGGACCATCGGCACCGACGGCACCGTGAAGGTCCTCGGCCTGTGCCTGGACACCACGGGCAACGCCACCACCAGTGGCACCCTCGTCGTGATCGACACCTGCAAGACCGACGCCACCCAGAAGTGGAAGGTCACCACCACCGGCACCCTGGTCAGCAGCGCCAACCCCGCGATGTGCCTGACCGACCCGGCCGCCTCCGCCACCACCGGCACCCAGCTGACCCTCGCCACCTGCGGCGGCAGCGGCCAGACCTGGACCAACGCGGCCACAGGCGCCATCCCGGCCGGCCAGAGCCAGACCTTCACCTACGACGCCGAAGGCCGCACCGCGACCGTCGCGACGACCTCCGGTACCCACACCAACACCAGCAAGTACCTCTACGACGCCCAGGGCGGCCTGCTCGAACAGACCGCGGCGGTCGACGGCACCGACAAGACCCGGGTCCTCTACCTCTTCGGCGGCGCCGAGCAGATCACCCTCAACGTCTCCGCCAAGACCTGGACCGGACTGCGCAACATCACCGGCCCGGACGGCACCACCGTCACCCGCTCCAGCGGTGGCGCGGTCACCTACCAGGTCGCCAACGGCCAGGGCACGGCCGTCACCGCCGTGGACGCCTCCACCCTGGCCGTCACCCGCCGCTCCTTCGACCCCTACGGCAACCCCCGCGGCACCAAGCCCGGTTCCTGGGTGTCGGCTGACGAGAACCACGGCTTCCTGGGCCGGCCCACCGACCCGGTGACCGGCCTCGACCTGCTCGGCGCCCGCAACTACGACCCCGTCCTGGGACGCTTCCTCAGCCCCGACCCGGTCTTCGAGACCGGCGACCCCAACCAGATGGGCGGCTACACCTACGCCGGGGACAACCCGGCCAGCTCCGCCGACCCGAGCGGCCTGATGCTGGCCCCGATGGACGGCGGCGGGGGAGGCTGCGACGCCAAGTGCGCCGCCGCCAACGACAAGGCGTACGCCGCCTCCACCACCAGCTCCAGCGGAACGAAGAAACACAGCAGTGGCGGCTGCTCCGGCTTCTTCGGATGCGCCGGGCACTACTTCAAGAAGGCACTGCCGGTCGCCGAGAAGATCGTGACCGTGGTCGCGGTCGTCGTCGTGGTCGTCGTGGTGGTGGCGGCGGTCGCCGTCTGCGCCGAGACCGTGATCGCGGCCCCCGCCTGCCTCATGGCGGCGGGCGAGGCGATCGGAGCGGTCGGCGGTCTGGCCGGCGGCGCCGACTGCATGGCGATGGGCTGCGGCGGAGGCGAACCCCTGGGCGGGGAGGAAGCGGACTCACCACCCGCAGCAGGCGGTACCGGTGAGGGCGGCGGCGCCCCGAAGGGCTCCGCCGACGCGGCACCGCACGACTCCGGCAGCGGCTCGGGCGACGCGGCCGCCGCCTCGGGTGCGGGCAGGGAATCCACCAAGGACTCCGCCGGAACCAACGCGGCGGCGCCAAAGAAGACCGACTCCCAGGGCGAGGCAACGGCATCGAGCAAGGCCGCGGCCGCCCCGGACGAACCCCGCACGGGCAACTCGGGCACCACGGACGAGGGTTCCGGGGGCGGTGGCTCGCGCTGCAGCTTCTCGCCCAGCACCCCCGTCCTGATGGCCGGTGGCAAGACCAAGGCGATCGGCAAGATCAAGAACGGCGACAAGGTCGAGGCAGCCGACCCGAAGACGGGCAAGCACCGGGGCGCCCGCACCGTGCAGCACATCTGGATCAACCACGACAAGGACCTGCTCGACGTCACCGTCCGCGACAAGGACGGCCACACGGCCACCCTCCACACCACGGCCAACCACCCCTTCTGGGACGACACCACCCACACCTGGAAGCCGGCCGGCGAACTCCGCTCCGGAGACGCCCTCAATACGGTCGACAACACTCCCGCCTTCGTCGTCAGGACCCGGATCACACCCGGTACGGCGAACCGCTGGAACCTGACCGTCCAGGAACTCCACACGTACTATGTGGTGGCTGGCAATGTTCCAGTGCTGGTGCATAACATAAACAATGTTTCCCCTGGCACATGTTCGACCGCCACTGTGAGTCCTCAGCAATTGGCAGATGACGCGAGGGCGCTACACGATACGGTGGGTGTGGGAACGAGAGCTGATCGCGCTACGACGGTCGCGACCGGTCAGCTCGGGGGTGACCTTGTCTACGCGGTCAACCAAAATGGTACGAGTCGAGCAATGCGTGCACTGGCCGACCAGCTCGGTTATGAGCGAGTATTCGCTACGGAGCTCACGCCGCAAGTGCATACGGATGCTGAACAGATTCTTTTCAATGCAATCGATGAAGGCGAATATCCAGCCGATGGTATAATCTCCTCATCTCGCCCGGCGTGCGGAGTTTCCCGGCAGAACTGCGCGGGCAGAGCTGACGACTATCCTGGAATTGCGCTGTACGATGACCGAAGATAG